The Anopheles maculipalpis chromosome 3RL, idAnoMacuDA_375_x, whole genome shotgun sequence genomic sequence TAGCTGCACCCATTTACTCTACTTTGTCACGACTACGAAAGCAGCAAGCTGTGACGTGTAACGCTTAGTAACGCTTCACCTTGTGGGGTATTTTAGCGGTATTTTTTTGAACCAGTAACGGTTACACCAGTACTAGGTATTTGTAACGGtttcgtttgaatttttcCCGCCAACTGCAAGAAGCCACGTGCGGCACATGTTAGCACAAAATAAGAATACCCGTGAAGAGAGGTTTAGCAATTTGGATTTCATCCATTTAACCTTCAGTGAAGAATAATTCAAACGATTGCAATACgttaaagcttttaaaaataaagcacaaaatCATTTGAATCCATAATCCTAACAAGGCCGTCAATGGTTTGTTTCATTCTATCCAAATCAAGTTCTTATCTGCTCCAAAAAGCTCCTTCTTTATAACGAGCGCTCTTTATGACTGATTAATTGTATTGAATTTCAACAGCAAACTACCATTTTTACATAATACGTAATTCGGCTTAGCTGCACCCATTTACTCTACTTTGTCACGACGAAACCATTTGACAAACATCACATGCGCCCATCGACCTCCATCCACCGGGGTTTGCCGATTGTGAATAACTTTCTTTGTCTTTCAAGCTCACCCCACGGACGGAAATGCATTGCCAGACGCGCTTATCTCCTGTCGACGAATTATTTGCACTGCGCCGCAGTATGGGgatgaatgtttgtgtgttcctCCCAATTTAATTTCCCATTCCTCGGCACCGCGTGCGCgctggtggaaaaaatgggtcatttCGCAACGCGCACAACACCGCATTTGACGCAATTGGACACCATCTCAGTGAATATGGTTTTGGGCccgcgcgcgtgtgtgaggTAGGTCGCGACTGAAACCTGGGGCTGCATGTAACTTGAGCGTTGGCtaacagcaacatcaaccgTTGTATGGGGGAATTGTACGaaaaaagtgataaataaATCGTAACCTCCGCGCGAGTTTGTCTGGTGCGTTAGAACAaagaactgctgctgctgctgctgctgctgctccgacCTAGATTGATAGAAACggtagaaaataaacaaaaatgagggAAGATTGGTAAAAATAACAGCAATAAGATAGACGggagtttactttttttggtctttctctctctctctctctctctctctctctctctctgtctcggtGTCGGGGTAATGGTTGTGGGACGTGTAGGATGAGACATGAAGCCATTACAGACCTGCGCAGCATGAAAGCTTTGTTCTGTCGGTGTCTGGCTGTTTCAAAAGGTCAATGGAACTACATGTAACTACATGTAGCTGACGCATGGAATATGTTAAATGAGTAGAATTATATTTCGATTACAGACACTACACTCCCATTACTGTAATAATACTCAGTGGCAGTAATTCTTCAACGTGAAACATCAACAACCTGCTCTTGAGAAACGAATGCCCATTCCCATGAGTATATCACCTTGAAATAGTTATGCCATGGAGGAGGAACCGTATCGTTTGATCTCCATTAGAGGTGTGCATTGTACGAACAATGTGCTCCGATGACTATCTTTTCAGTGAAAagcgagaaacaaaaattggtcGAATTTTTTGACAGTAACTTTGATAAGAAAATATCGCCCATTGGTGTGGCCGAGAGATGGTGAAATCGCACATTTTCGGTAGAATTTGATTTCCGTTCCTTACACCAGTACGACGCAGTACTGTTTTGCTGTGTAATAGCAGTTAAAATGATCGTAAAAATGGTGATTTAATGGTGCGTAGGGACATGGTACGAACTTCAGAAGTTAAAGGATGAGTTTGGAGTGTCAAAGTGTCAGAGACAGAGCATTGGATAATGGAGCTACAGAATCAGATATACGTGATGATTGCCGTGTTTGGAGGGTTGACCGCGTTGCTACTAGTGCTGACCGTTATGCTCGCCGTGTATGTGAAGAAAACTCGGACATTACTCGAAGACTACAAGCTAACCGATGCATCACATTCGAACGGAATGATTGACGGTGATAGACGCGATCGAAGGCGAATGGATCACACCTCAGCAGCTCAACATGGCTACCCGATGGATGTGTTTGGCCATGGAATGGGGTCCAAAGCCGATCAAACGAAAGCGTAATGATGCGATCCTTTCCCCCAATCAAAGCttctttaaataatttctcaCAATCTATCATTCCAGCCGTAACGATTACATGCACAACGGGCGAAACATTAACGGAAATCGACATCAAGCGTCAGGACCCTACCGGAACGATGTCGAGGTCGGCATGGGATATATGGGTGGGAAACGGGGTGTAGAAAAACCGATGAAGCCCACACCACCCCACAAACCACCCCGCAGTCAGGCCAGCGTAGAGGACTCGGCGCTGGAGCTAGAGGTAGCCAACATCTTCGATATGGACGAGCTGGATGAGGAGGATCTGTCCGACTTTAACAGTGGGCCCGTTGACGGAAAGGACCAGCGCTATATGGCGAACGGAGCAGATGGTCCGCCGGGTCGTTCGAAACGGCCTCCAACGAACGGGCATCAGTACGAGCGTGAAATGGGCCGGAACGGAGCGAACGAAGGCCGTGCCAATCGGTTCCAAAACCCTCACGCAGCCATGAAGCCGAAGGGTGGAGGTAACGTGCGAGGGTTCACGGGAGATGATGGGATGACGGGTGGGAAGCAAAACCAGGGATACTTTGACGATAGGGGCAGCATGTACTGATAAGCGGTCAGCGGTGTGACAGAGTTGTTATTTgtaagcaggaaaaaaatcggcagttttccttttatttacattcttGACGTGTTAAGAGCCGGGAAGGAAAGAGAAGAACATTAAAATCAAGAAACAATGGATGGGTCATCCATCTGTCAAACGATTTGACAGCGCGTAACGCCAAGTAATGGCGATTGTCAATGGCTACTAGGCAATTGTTTAGTAGTTTATCATCGAGTAAATTGaattaaggaaagaaatagTTTTGATTCAGTTGCATTCAATCAGAGTAATTCCACAACCACAATTCTCCGAGCCCGGTGGGAACGGGAGCATTATGATGTTGCGTCGCAAAAACACAAGGGCAGGGGAGAACTCTTCTCTCACGGCTTCCCTCGCACACAAAGAGTGAGAGAACGCACAAACCGGACACCAAATGTTCACCTCACACGGTATGATTACGCCAGCCAGCATCGAAAGCGAACCCACAACGATTGAATAAATGGTGTCGCGGCCGGACGCCACCACAAGAGACCGATGACCGGCATGGCCGTAACAGACGGTGACCTAATTCTGCGTCTGCTCCCGGGTTGCCCTTTTTGCGTTGGAAATATCGAAATCTAGAATGGGGAAAGGATACAGCAAATAAGGAGGAGACCGTAAGCCAAGAGTACttggctttgtttgtttggttcccAACGTGAGGCCTTGTCATGCGGATGTTGCAAGATGGATGTTGCTCATCTTACTCAACCAAGGTCAGTATAGTTGAATAATTAGCACAAAGAATGCATCAAATCGCGACGAAACGCGATCGAACTCCTCTTGTCAAATGTTTGTCTGGTTTCGATAGCACCAGCTAAAGAATGCACCGTGCTCTCCACTTTGTTTATCGGTCATTGTCGTAAATCGTCTCCTCTTGCCTTCTTTGTCCCTCAGACATCTTGCCATTATCATCCAAAacccaccaacacacaaacacacggttcCAAAAATTGCGAAATTCGGGATTTTCCCTAGACCTGTATGGTCTGGTGCACTCGATGATTGTGTTTGCCCCACATACATACATCGCCCGCTCGCGCTATCTCGCTCCCGTGTTGGAAGTTCATCGAACTTGACATCACCTGTCATCATCGGTAACcaacaaaaattgcattcgCCTATCTGGGTGCAATAAGACGATGACGCTGTCTTAtaccatttttgtttgaagggAAGGAATGGGTGAAGTTTACCACCCTCTTTTTCACCCCTAGGATCAATCTCTTCTCGTTAAAACGGTTCAAATTTGCTATCTTTTCCTGATCAGAGTGACAAAAGTGTAAAATTTATATCTGTATGCGCTAGTGAGTAGAGTAGAATAAAAAGTGCAACaattcctcccccccccctctctccgcaaaaaaaaaaacgaaatgcaCCCCGTCATGGAAAATTCCACACACTTTTTTGGGTGTTTACTTTTGCAGACCTACTTTTACGGTGCAGCAGTTGCAAAAgatccccaaaaaaaaaaaaaacgctcgaCAACCGTACCCGTTCCTGTTCCTTTGTGAGTATTTTGGGGGGTGATGCatcgcttttttcttcttttcttgtaTTCTCCCTCTCACAAactcaaaaacacacacacacacacagaaatgcAAGAAAGGTCGATGTTTACTTGATCGCTTATCTCATCACGTCAGTTGCCAGGCCACATGCATCCGTTGCACTTCGGAAAGGGGGACCTCCAACACTGCTCAAAAAAGGCCCAAAAACAGTGCGCCCGGGacagtggttttgttttattttgcttgagCTGTTTCAATACCTTTggggaggagaaaaaattatCGAGGTCACTACCATTATGGACagaggaggggaggggggggggggttcccAGACTTCGAAGTCATCTTCCAACCATTGTTGGCCACCCGTACATCGTTGCCACATTTACATCATCTGCATCGAAATCGTTGTTTGCTTGCGGTATCGATTACAGCAGGTCGGTTTCACTTGTCGTTCCGAGTTCCTGTACCCATTCCCTTATGTCAGCACACAAAGAAGTCTTTGGGGAAGATCAAGAATTtcaatgattctttttttagTGGTAGATTTATAACATAACACTGTTATCTACCTCGCGGGAAAATCTCGCCCCAAAACCTTGATGAAATGTGTCAGGGAGcagaataaaacacacatgAAGGGACACGATTTGGCATGCATATTTGCGTTATTTGCAGGGAAAATGAGGTCAGTGTTGGCGGTGCACCCAGtattggtttggtttgttctCATTGGCTTTCGACaatcggtggcggtggtggaggcCGTGGTTTGGTTGCAGCAAATGTCTGGGCCTTGTCGTGATGTTGCATTTCCTGCAAGGATTCGTTATCAGATAAATGGGAGGGATAAGTAGAACAAACGGAATGGAACAAAGCAAACCCTCGAGAATGGGTTGCATATTGATAAAAAGTAAGGCGTGGTTGCGCTCCTATAATGttatttatatgttttatCAATTAACGCTATTAATCAAAGAGGAAGTGTTCCCGTTTCTAGATTGAAAATCGACTTTTCCTAGTATTTAGTACTAGCTTCGTTTAACACTAGATTACTAATTCGTTTAATCGATTACTACATtagttgatatttttttcccatACTTAAGCTTACAACATTCGTGCACCCAATCGTTCACAAAATTTGTGTTGCCGCAACACACTCGTAACAACAGATGAAAGTAATTTCCTCGATTGGCATTTCACCCCCTACCCTCGTTCTTTCTTCACCTCTACCGAGCTCCACATCATTAAACAGTTCAAGCGGCGCTAAGAGATAGGAAGCGAGACCGGCATTGAAAGTAGCGAAGCATTGAATTATTCAAACCGGCACACACTTGACCCAATTCCCGGTGACTTTCGTGGCGAGGAGAACCAATTCTCTGGGACGGGGAAAATGGTATTCGCAACTCCGCAGAGTTGGCAGTGTTTGCGACACACGGTGGGGATTAGTGGAGTAAAGCACGCCGCCACATCAAATCACACAAAGCTTTCCAGAGGTGGCCagagagaaaggaaaggtATAACTGTGAAGGAAGAAAGAGCatatccgaaaaaaaaaactttctccgATAGAACGCTCCTactaaacacaaataaaatacattgTAAAGAATCATTATTATACAACCCTTCCGACCTAAACAACCTTTTACAAACTGTCAGCTTAAACTCTCACCCAACTGACCGCAATTCAGTATCGTCCCACgcgatttttccttcattcaaAACCTACTCCCGCTCGGGCTTGAAGTTGAACAGTACGGCGGCCCTGATGGTGGCCAATGTCTAGGCATTGATATTGAAGCCCAACAAAGCCCCACCGATGGCACCGAAGGCACGAACGGGAGAAGTGAAAGCGCTTGTGCTCCGGCGCTCTCGATCCTCTCGGCGTTATGTCAGAGTTTCGCCGCCGACACCGGGAGTCAAAGTCATGGCCAACGAGGACAGGGTGGCATAGAAGAGCGTTTTACCATAGCAAGAAGTGGGAATAGGGAAGGAAAATAGAACGTTCAGATAAAAGTAGACTAAATTATGCCTTCCTCTTGGCTTATTGCTTTATAATCTAGAACAAATTGTAACCCAGTTCTGCTAATTCttaatcataattaattgcCTTCTTTAGCTGCATGCGCTGCCAAAGCTGCCTTAGCATGCAGCCTACGAgcatatttttcaatacaattaTGTGAGTTCTGTTTCATTACACACTCACAGGAGCGCTTAAATTATACGTTACCCTCAACTGACGCACCAAACAATCCATTATATCATTACGTGCACAGGGAACCGTTGCGAATTGCGCAACTGCAATATGTGTTGATTCGATTTTTACGTTACACTTGTTAATTATCCGAACCATCCCGGTAGATAATTTTTACTGCTGCTTTCCTCTTTCACTTTGCTatcttttctcttctcttatGCTTTTAAACACTGGCTTTTCGCTTAGatttatttgcctttttaCCTCTTTTCGTTTCACAGCTCGTTACAATCCGTTCGTTGTTTGTTCTACTTTGGTTTGGTGCCGATTCCTTCATCGCTTTGTGTGTTGTATTTAAACGATTAAAGCGATTTGTTTTCCTGCTCACTTCTCTATTCTTTACCGTCTATTTGTTCTGCATCTACGAGCGTCGTGTTCCGTTTCGCTAGATTCGTTGCAGCTCATTTTTCGGTTCAATTTCGGTCACGACTCACTCACTCTCGCGGCACTCAGCCAACGATCGAGGCTGCACAAAGAAAGGAGAAAGCTCGTTTAGTTTCTCACCTGGAACGAACGAATTGAAAgcggaaaagaaaagtaaggaaccaacaaaaacaaaatcatcgtcatcatcggcCGCGGGAGATATTTCCCGGGGGATTGTGTACATGCATCCCGCCAGGGGTGCCGAGCTTGAAGTGGTGCAAAGTGGAAATGGAGTGCGAGTGTGGGTTTGCGTCCACGTTGTCCCacattttgctgctgctgtcccaCATTTTTCGACGTTTCCGACGGTCGTGGAGAGTAACCCACGCCACACACGGATCGGCTTTCATCTGGTGAAGCGTGCGGTAAACctggttgttttgcttttcaagcCATTTCCTTGATCATCGATCATCGTGTGTGAGAGATCATTGCGAAATAGAGGGAAATGGTTTTAAAGATTCCTAGATCGAAGCTCACGCACATGATCCAAGTAATGTGTGATGTAAATTTCACCCCCAGCAGCAGTGTTCACGCATTCATTCTGATCCAAGTAAACCCGTGATGATGAATGATGACACTTACAACTCTGGATGACATTTGTCTTCTTTCTCTGGTAGATcttatgaagaaaaaaaaagcaaacactttGGTGAGACAAATTTgaccacaaaaaagcaaacaaaacagactcacacacacaaacattctcCATTGACCCACTTTTGTACAAATGTCACTTCCCCTTTGGCATGCGTCACGCTTCGTGTGATGTAttcccaaaaagaaaaacagatggATACGGCTGGCGCACTTAGCATGTTCCGTTCTGCATATGAATCGTTCTTTAGCTGTATGACATTTTTTCGCTCTTTCCCATCCGCAACGCTTTTGTGTTTCAGGGGGCCGGTTGTCGTTCGTGCACTTACAATACCAACCCATCCATTTCCGTGACCGTGGCCATGACAGGTGCACAAAAAATGGGGATGCTGCGTGTCTTTgtgtagcgtttttttttcggtgtcaACTGATGTGAATTTAAAGGTAGAAACCGTAAAGTTCATCTCACCAAAGCTCTCACCTCGATCATGTGCGGGTAAGACAATCGCAGGCGAAGATTGATCGGAATACCGTCAACCGGTTTTTCGGGGTCAATCGAACCAGGATCGAACATCCCCAGAGCAAAGGTAAATAAACTCACAACaacgagcaacaaaaaaaaaaaaagagaaacctaACCGCATAAGGAGTTCGTGATCACCGGGAACCGGGTGATAGATTGATGAGCTGATGTTTAAACGTTTGACTTTTGAAGGCTTGACGGCGTTTCCCTGCTGCGATTCTCGCGAGAAGATAAAGCATGAAGCACACCCTTTCGTACGGCGATGTGATCATCCGGAATGTGGTGATTGTTGTGGTGCTGATGGCCTCCAACATTATTTAACACGCAAGatgacgagagagagagagtcatCTCATCACATCCGCGAGGAGGTAAGAATTGAATAAATTGTGCGCTTGTAACGGTATCGTTAAAAGAGGGGCGAGGGTTTTAAATAAGAAGGAACGATTATGCAATGCTCCAAGAATGTGgcttattattttattcccTCCAGGCGGATCATTTACAATTATTAAGAATTAGAAtcattaaataaatacatttaaataaGCACAGAATCCAGGTCACTTTTGCgagaaaaattgaataaaaaaagcaccccAAAGTTGATGTAGCAGAACGATAAGAGCGCACCGGTAGGTACCGGTAATGGCGTTTCGGGCCCGGCAAAATGTAGGTCAATCGTAACGGTCAGACACGAACAACACCAACCAGGCCCAGACATTCTCTATTTTCTCTCGGTTTCGGCTTTTTGTTCTGCAACTGCAATCCGTCGCACGGCAgcgggtgtgtgtgcattCTACCGTAAATGGCTGCACCGTCTGCTAACTGATGCCGTCTGCCGTTGATGGGCAGTTCTCCACACCGAAACTGGCCCAAAAAAACTGGCACACACTCAAGGGGGCAGTGCCAGTAGGGTTTGTTGGTAAGAACGTAAAAGTATTTGCGCATCTTCTTGGACGTGAAAAGTGGACGAATTGTGTGGATGATGTCACCTCAGCTCCAAAACGGTAACAGTGTGTGGGCGCCGCAATCGTGGATTACTCTTGAGTTGCAAGAAGCAGGTCAAGATTTAGCAAATCGTGTTCGGACTTGTTAAATAGTGGTGTTGCTAAGTTACGGATTACCTTCTCGCAAGGTAATGGGATCAAATATCGAATGGAGCGAGCTATTATAATCctatcttttaaaaattatccaCTCTTTTTTAACATAAGAGGATCAACACTTTCTCATGACGAATTTTATATATTCGCATTACAAAAGTAATACAACGTTGATGACCCCTTATATATGTTGATTTACATTGCGGTTGAGGAAGTCTTTTCCCGATCGTCTTCTTCTCTGAGGAGACGTTGCGTCATGCACTTTTAAattacacacgcacaacgAGCGTGGAAAGTGCATCCAATTGCATTATGCTCTTCCTCCTGCTTTCCCTTGACCGCTTTTTTCTCCCATTCTGCTTTGAACTGTCATTTTGCTGTTATCGATACACTGTTCTCTCCACACAACTTccaaattgtaattttatttaccacAATTGCAGCAAGTTTCGTTtcgtctgtgtgcgtgtgcccaTGTTGCAGTGAAGAATGGGAAACTGTGGGACAAGGGATCCTGACCTAAATTCGAATCGTTctcagtgttttttttctgcctgcTTTATTACTTATAATGCACTTATTACTCCATGTCtgtgttttactttcattCTTTGTTCGGGTAAGGGtgaaaaatgcagttttttgttcGAATTTACAAGAGCACTGGGTATTCGTGTGTATGGGTTTATACTACAATCATTACCTTGCTTTCATTCTGGGTCAGACAGACCTCACAACAGCCATTTGATGCACAACAGGCCAGATGCAACGATTGGTGGAATGCATTCGGCTAGGGTGAGTGTGTCGTTTCCgtgtctgttttttgttgttgttgtgaaaGCCAATTTTAATGTTCTTTGTTTAAGGCGTTTTTTTGTGCAGACCGGATGGTGTAATGGAGGCGAAACTGTTTTATATTAATCATGGGTGGAACCAGAACGACAACGACGAATAACTCATCCGTCTCGCAGCAAGGCACATGCACCTATGGAAAGCCAGGAACAAAGCCAGGgagaaatttcttag encodes the following:
- the LOC126565249 gene encoding uncharacterized protein LOC126565249 — protein: MELQNQIYVMIAVFGGLTALLLVLTVMLAVYVKKTRTLLEDYKLTDASHSNGMIDGDRRDRRRMDHTSAAQHGYPMDVFGHGMGSKADQTKARNDYMHNGRNINGNRHQASGPYRNDVEVGMGYMGGKRGVEKPMKPTPPHKPPRSQASVEDSALELEVANIFDMDELDEEDLSDFNSGPVDGKDQRYMANGADGPPGRSKRPPTNGHQYEREMGRNGANEGRANRFQNPHAAMKPKGGGNVRGFTGDDGMTGGKQNQGYFDDRGSMY